The following coding sequences lie in one Deltaproteobacteria bacterium GWA2_45_12 genomic window:
- a CDS encoding molybdopterin oxidoreductase has protein sequence MGSIDRRSFLKMALQGGAGLLWLTGCGSQVSEVFQFLQPFDHDNPLKGYPSRDWEKVYRDLFHYDSTFNFLCAPNDTHNCLLTTYVKNGVAVRIGPSFGFGKATDVYGNKSSNRWDPRCCQKGLALIRRFYGDRRCKEPMVRQGFFDWAKSGFERDPSTGAMPKKYLNRGKDAWVKVSWEEAWDLQAQVMQNIATTYSGDAGKQYLTAQGYDPAMVEAVEGAGVQTLKFRGGMAALGATRIFAQYRLANSLALLDSKIRNVGPDKSIGARGWDNYSWHTDLPPGHPMVTGQQTVDWDLALAERADVLICWGMNWITTKMPDAHWLTEARLKGTKVIVIAAEYSATSSKADLAVVVRPGTTPALALGLSYPILKQKKYNPEYLRAYTDLPLLVRMDTLELLKAKDVISHYQNSSPSNYVQILKEGEKAPKPLQQKSPLVSEKLQDTWGDCMVWDEKTQKSVPLVRDDYGKKYAEKNIQAALEGSFTATLLDGKKVEVRPNFDLLQKYVFENYDPQTTSGITWAPIEAIQSIANDLAEHKGKSLFAMGMGPNQYFNSDLKDRAVFFLAALTENIGKVGGNVGSYAGNYRGAFFSGLGQFTLEDPFNINLDASALAQLKPYFKAESVHYFNHGDTVLRMGKELLTGKTHIPTPTKAIHVSNSNSLIGNAKGHYETVMNVLPRVEFIAVNEWWWTASCEYADIVYPVDSWAELKHPDMTISVTNPFLYIFPRTPLPRIYNTLGDIEVAAGLGKAFAKLTGDQRFDDYWKFVNKNKTDVYLQRIISTSNSTKGYDIHDLEEKAKQGVPALLMSRTYPKVGAWEQANEDKPYYTKTGRLEFYRDEKEFLDSGENMPVYREPIDSTFYEPNVIVSKTHPALRPKQPSDYGVENSDLRADTRQARHIVKPWSEVALTSHPLKREGFNYIFHTPKYRHGAHTTPIDTDIIAVWFGPFGDMHREDKRMPYVTEAYMDINPLDAKELGIEDGDYVYVDADPHDRPYKGWKAGTEEYKLARLLCRARYYPGTPRKVTRMWHNMYGATFGSMKGAETRTDALAKNPDTGYQSLFRAGSHQSCTRGWLKPTWMTDSLVRKNLFGQQIGKGFEPDVHCPTGAPREAFVKITKAEDGGMNGQRLWKHAAGKLRPTYESAEMKKFLVGGYAKKK, from the coding sequence ATGGGATCGATTGACCGACGGAGTTTCTTGAAGATGGCTCTGCAAGGTGGGGCTGGCTTGTTATGGCTGACCGGTTGTGGCAGTCAGGTTTCAGAAGTTTTTCAATTTTTGCAGCCCTTCGATCACGACAATCCTTTAAAAGGATATCCAAGCCGTGATTGGGAAAAAGTTTATCGTGATCTTTTTCACTACGATTCCACTTTTAATTTCTTGTGTGCCCCTAACGATACCCACAATTGTTTGTTGACGACTTATGTAAAAAACGGAGTTGCTGTTCGCATAGGGCCTTCCTTTGGTTTTGGCAAGGCAACAGATGTGTATGGAAATAAATCGTCGAATCGATGGGACCCGCGTTGTTGTCAAAAAGGGTTGGCGTTGATTCGACGTTTCTACGGTGATCGTCGTTGTAAAGAGCCGATGGTGCGTCAAGGTTTCTTCGATTGGGCCAAATCTGGCTTTGAGCGTGACCCTTCAACCGGAGCGATGCCCAAAAAATATCTCAATCGTGGCAAAGATGCCTGGGTGAAGGTTAGTTGGGAAGAAGCCTGGGATCTTCAGGCACAAGTGATGCAAAATATTGCGACAACGTATAGCGGGGATGCGGGGAAGCAATATCTGACGGCTCAGGGGTATGACCCTGCCATGGTTGAAGCTGTTGAGGGGGCTGGTGTTCAGACTCTGAAATTCAGGGGAGGGATGGCTGCATTGGGTGCTACCCGTATTTTTGCGCAATATCGTTTGGCTAATTCTTTGGCCCTATTGGATTCAAAGATTCGAAATGTCGGTCCTGATAAATCAATCGGTGCCAGAGGTTGGGATAATTATAGTTGGCATACCGATTTGCCCCCGGGGCATCCGATGGTTACCGGGCAGCAAACAGTTGATTGGGATTTGGCCCTTGCAGAACGCGCCGACGTGCTTATTTGCTGGGGAATGAACTGGATTACCACCAAAATGCCCGATGCCCATTGGTTGACCGAAGCCAGGCTTAAGGGCACCAAAGTGATTGTGATTGCGGCGGAGTATAGCGCCACTTCCTCCAAGGCTGATCTGGCCGTGGTGGTAAGACCCGGCACAACCCCTGCATTGGCTCTGGGCTTGAGTTATCCCATCTTGAAACAGAAAAAATACAACCCGGAATATTTGCGCGCCTATACCGATCTTCCTCTTTTGGTGAGAATGGATACTTTGGAACTACTTAAGGCCAAGGATGTCATTTCCCATTATCAAAACTCGTCTCCTTCCAATTATGTTCAGATTCTCAAAGAAGGCGAAAAAGCTCCAAAACCTTTGCAGCAGAAATCCCCCCTTGTTTCCGAAAAATTGCAGGATACTTGGGGTGATTGCATGGTGTGGGATGAAAAAACACAAAAGAGTGTGCCCTTGGTGAGAGACGACTATGGCAAAAAATATGCCGAAAAAAATATTCAGGCAGCCTTGGAAGGTTCGTTTACGGCGACTTTGCTTGACGGCAAAAAGGTGGAAGTTCGGCCCAACTTCGATCTTTTGCAAAAATATGTTTTTGAGAATTATGATCCTCAAACAACCTCAGGCATTACTTGGGCTCCAATAGAAGCCATTCAATCAATCGCCAACGACCTTGCAGAACACAAGGGGAAATCGTTGTTTGCGATGGGAATGGGACCCAATCAGTACTTCAATAGTGACCTTAAAGATCGTGCCGTATTTTTTCTTGCCGCTTTGACAGAAAATATCGGTAAAGTAGGCGGCAATGTGGGCAGTTATGCCGGTAATTATCGGGGCGCTTTTTTTAGCGGCTTGGGGCAATTCACCCTCGAAGATCCTTTTAATATCAATCTGGATGCCTCAGCACTTGCCCAGCTTAAGCCTTATTTCAAGGCCGAATCGGTGCATTATTTTAATCACGGAGACACCGTGTTACGCATGGGCAAAGAATTATTGACCGGTAAAACCCATATTCCAACACCCACCAAGGCCATTCATGTTTCCAACAGCAATTCTCTTATCGGAAACGCAAAGGGGCATTATGAAACCGTGATGAACGTGCTTCCCCGTGTGGAATTCATCGCGGTGAACGAGTGGTGGTGGACCGCCTCTTGTGAGTACGCCGACATCGTTTACCCGGTGGATAGCTGGGCCGAACTCAAACATCCGGACATGACAATTTCGGTCACCAATCCTTTTCTTTACATATTCCCACGGACTCCCCTACCCCGCATTTACAATACTTTGGGTGACATCGAAGTGGCAGCAGGTTTGGGCAAAGCTTTTGCCAAACTCACGGGGGATCAACGATTCGATGACTATTGGAAGTTCGTGAACAAAAATAAAACGGATGTCTACCTGCAGCGGATTATTTCAACAAGTAATTCAACCAAGGGTTACGATATTCATGATCTTGAAGAAAAAGCCAAACAGGGGGTGCCGGCCTTGCTCATGAGCCGCACCTATCCCAAAGTGGGTGCCTGGGAACAAGCCAATGAAGACAAGCCTTACTACACAAAAACAGGGCGGCTTGAATTTTATCGTGATGAAAAAGAATTTCTGGATAGTGGGGAAAATATGCCTGTCTACCGCGAGCCCATTGATTCAACTTTTTATGAACCCAATGTCATCGTTTCCAAAACCCATCCGGCGTTAAGACCAAAGCAGCCTTCTGACTACGGTGTTGAGAACAGCGATCTGCGGGCCGATACACGCCAGGCCAGGCATATCGTAAAGCCCTGGTCAGAAGTGGCCCTGACTTCTCATCCTCTCAAAAGAGAGGGCTTCAATTATATTTTTCACACTCCAAAATATCGTCATGGGGCTCATACCACACCGATTGATACAGACATCATTGCCGTCTGGTTTGGTCCATTCGGCGACATGCACCGCGAAGACAAACGCATGCCTTACGTCACCGAGGCCTATATGGATATCAATCCCCTTGATGCGAAAGAATTGGGTATTGAGGACGGGGATTATGTCTATGTTGACGCCGATCCGCATGACAGGCCTTACAAAGGTTGGAAGGCCGGAACGGAAGAATACAAACTGGCCCGTCTCCTCTGTCGTGCGCGGTATTACCCCGGCACTCCCCGCAAGGTTACCCGCATGTGGCATAACATGTATGGCGCTACCTTCGGCAGTATGAAAGGGGCCGAAACGCGCACGGATGCTTTGGCCAAAAATCCCGACACGGGCTACCAATCCTTATTTCGGGCAGGTTCTCATCAGAGCTGTACACGAGGCTGGTTGAAACCCACGTGGATGACGGACTCTCTGGTTCGCAAAAATCTTTTCGGCCAGCAAATCGGAAAGGGCTTTGAGCCGGATGTCCATTGCCCAACCGGTGCCCCGCGTGAGGCTTTTGTGAAAATCACCAAGGCAGAAGATGGTGGAATGAACGGTCAACGCCTCTGGAAGCACGCTGCCGGAAAGTTGCGTCCCACTTATGAAAGTGCCGAAATGAAAAAATTTCTGGTTGGTGGTTATGCAAAGAAAAAATAA
- a CDS encoding dehydrogenase, producing MAPVKNWQLDRNMEYSYEENRPKKQLAYVFDTNKCIACQTCTVACKTTWTSGEGQEAMFWNNVETKPYGFYPTAWDVKILDQLGSQEWNDKTYAGKTVFEAAPPGERVLGYLPGDSDYANPNLGEDEIAGTLDQGAFFQGVHNAWMFYLARICNHCTYPACLAACPRKAIYKREEDGVVLIDQSRCRGYKECVKACPYKKTFFNMVTRTSEKCIGCYPLLEKGEQPRCVQTCIGKIRLQGWLSKPEEAQPDNPLDYIVHIKKVALPLYPQYGTEPNVYYIPPIQVPRDFLLQMFGPHSDEAIKTYKAVKEDPKLLAAFLLFGSSPKTITKFDYNEKEAIGFNENNEELVRVPLIEPFFERDFFDAKLEVYRHNTP from the coding sequence ATGGCCCCTGTAAAAAACTGGCAGCTTGATCGCAACATGGAATACTCCTACGAGGAGAATCGGCCGAAAAAGCAATTAGCTTATGTTTTTGATACGAACAAGTGCATTGCCTGCCAGACATGCACGGTGGCCTGCAAGACCACATGGACATCTGGTGAAGGTCAGGAAGCCATGTTCTGGAACAATGTCGAAACCAAGCCCTATGGATTTTATCCTACTGCTTGGGATGTGAAAATTCTGGATCAGCTGGGCTCCCAAGAATGGAACGACAAAACTTATGCGGGCAAAACGGTGTTTGAAGCGGCACCCCCTGGAGAAAGAGTGCTCGGGTACCTTCCCGGGGATTCAGACTATGCCAATCCTAATTTGGGGGAAGATGAAATTGCAGGCACCTTAGACCAAGGGGCCTTCTTTCAGGGTGTTCACAATGCCTGGATGTTTTATCTTGCTCGAATTTGCAATCATTGCACTTACCCCGCATGCTTGGCCGCCTGTCCGCGAAAGGCCATTTATAAGCGTGAAGAAGACGGCGTGGTCCTTATCGATCAAAGCCGATGTCGGGGTTATAAAGAGTGCGTCAAGGCCTGCCCTTACAAAAAAACATTTTTTAATATGGTCACCCGTACGTCCGAGAAATGCATCGGTTGTTATCCCCTGCTCGAAAAAGGCGAACAGCCCCGATGCGTACAGACCTGCATCGGCAAAATCCGTCTGCAGGGATGGCTTTCCAAGCCTGAAGAGGCGCAACCGGATAATCCGCTGGACTATATCGTGCATATCAAGAAAGTGGCTCTGCCTCTTTATCCCCAATACGGCACCGAACCGAATGTTTATTACATCCCACCTATTCAGGTGCCCCGTGATTTTCTTTTGCAGATGTTCGGCCCACATTCAGACGAGGCCATCAAAACTTACAAAGCGGTTAAAGAAGATCCAAAATTACTGGCCGCCTTCCTGCTTTTTGGAAGTTCGCCCAAGACTATCACCAAGTTTGATTACAACGAGAAAGAGGCCATTGGTTTCAATGAGAATAATGAAGAACTTGTTCGTGTCCCTCTGATCGAACCCTTTTTTGAAAGAGATTTCTTTGACGCAAAATTGGAAGTGTATCGGCATAATACACCCTGA